A window of Sediminispirochaeta bajacaliforniensis DSM 16054 contains these coding sequences:
- a CDS encoding ROK family transcriptional regulator has translation MRKESSVKKMNDLSLLRRQRSSEILRFILANGAMTRSEIVTCTGYTMASVIKYTQFLVESGILMQEPGGSGRTLSFRIATGLGNVVAIVVGRTIQAILVNPHGVELCSSDKIPFESDISPEAFLAVIDQVIGQVKQRHASSKGGDMRAIAIGLAIGGYINPRKGISHSFYASKTWQEFKITDAIGSAYGIHTFMMNDANAAVLGEKYYGDGKAFENMLLLWLGEGTGLGLLLQGELYTGASFYAGEIGHTKTELSDELCYCGKNGCLETVTSESNLIRSFRNMIGSVVNSGGIIHHQDGAEDVTIKTLINLANQGDRFAQKVFTYAAKALAAKLADICNVLNPEALLFRGPIIDGNRFLFDTVEHELRPLLLSPIDSALTLSYNTESASPIGKGLSAAALLQILGDTTPESEGSGL, from the coding sequence ATGAGAAAAGAGAGTTCGGTGAAAAAGATGAACGACCTGTCGCTGCTGCGAAGGCAGCGGTCGTCGGAAATCCTTCGATTCATTCTTGCAAACGGCGCCATGACCCGGTCCGAGATCGTGACATGCACCGGCTATACCATGGCCTCGGTCATCAAGTACACCCAGTTCCTTGTTGAATCGGGAATACTTATGCAGGAACCCGGAGGCAGCGGCCGGACCCTTTCCTTCCGCATTGCCACCGGCCTGGGAAATGTCGTTGCCATTGTCGTCGGCAGGACGATTCAGGCCATTTTGGTAAATCCCCATGGGGTGGAATTGTGCTCTTCCGACAAGATCCCTTTTGAATCGGATATCTCTCCCGAGGCCTTTCTGGCCGTTATCGATCAGGTGATCGGCCAGGTTAAACAACGGCATGCGTCGTCGAAAGGGGGAGATATGCGGGCCATTGCCATCGGCTTGGCAATCGGCGGCTATATCAATCCCCGTAAGGGAATTTCCCACAGCTTCTATGCGTCCAAAACATGGCAGGAATTTAAGATAACCGATGCCATCGGCTCTGCATACGGTATCCACACCTTTATGATGAACGACGCAAATGCAGCGGTACTGGGAGAAAAGTATTACGGCGACGGAAAAGCCTTTGAAAACATGCTGCTCCTGTGGCTTGGAGAAGGAACCGGTTTGGGCTTGCTCTTGCAGGGGGAGCTTTACACCGGGGCGTCGTTTTACGCCGGGGAAATAGGCCACACCAAGACGGAGCTCTCAGATGAGCTCTGCTATTGCGGAAAAAACGGCTGTCTTGAGACCGTAACCTCGGAGTCAAACCTTATTCGCTCGTTCCGGAATATGATCGGCAGCGTGGTCAACTCGGGCGGTATCATCCATCATCAAGATGGCGCGGAAGATGTCACCATCAAAACCCTCATCAATCTTGCAAATCAGGGCGACCGCTTTGCGCAAAAAGTATTTACCTATGCGGCAAAGGCCCTTGCCGCAAAGCTTGCCGATATCTGCAATGTTCTCAACCCCGAGGCTCTGCTTTTTCGCGGCCCTATCATCGACGGTAATCGATTTTTGTTCGATACCGTCGAACATGAGTTGCGTCCGCTTCTGCTTTCTCCCATCGATTCCGCGCTCACCCTGAGCTATAATACCGAAAGTGCTTCTCCCATCGGCAAGGGGCTTTCCGCCGCAGCCCTGCTTCAGATACTCGGAGATACGACTCCCGAGTCGGAGGGAAGCGGCTTGTAA
- a CDS encoding carbohydrate ABC transporter permease, translating into MKKTLRIICYVLVVLICNLPLLATIATSLKTPAQISASPPLLFFKPTLANYAEVLTSPSLHFGTYLRNSFGLALLGTLFSILLALPAAYGMVRHGVGKKFLLPFVTNLRTFPLIIFAIPFYFMFQSVGLLDTVLGLAILSCLINLPLALVVLLSFFQDLPIELEEAAFVDGASTFQTMRMIILPLATTVLASVSVLSFIYAWNEFLFGLILTTKVATPVTVGATFFITSFGIRWGQTAAAITLSILPPMFIGVLSFRYLTKALLSGAIKG; encoded by the coding sequence ATGAAAAAAACATTACGTATTATCTGTTATGTTCTGGTGGTTCTTATCTGTAATCTGCCGCTCTTGGCGACGATCGCAACCTCTCTAAAAACGCCTGCCCAAATATCCGCTTCCCCTCCGCTCCTTTTTTTTAAGCCGACTCTTGCCAATTATGCGGAAGTTCTTACCTCGCCGTCACTTCATTTTGGGACATACCTGAGAAATAGTTTCGGTCTCGCACTTCTTGGTACACTGTTTTCAATCCTCCTGGCCCTTCCAGCGGCCTACGGGATGGTCCGCCATGGTGTCGGAAAGAAATTCCTTCTGCCCTTTGTAACGAACCTTCGGACCTTCCCCTTGATTATCTTTGCCATCCCCTTTTATTTTATGTTCCAGTCGGTCGGCCTTTTGGATACGGTTCTCGGTCTGGCGATTTTATCCTGTCTCATTAATCTCCCCCTTGCCCTGGTGGTGCTGCTGAGCTTTTTCCAGGATTTGCCCATCGAACTTGAAGAGGCTGCCTTCGTGGACGGCGCTAGCACCTTTCAGACCATGCGGATGATCATCCTTCCGCTTGCGACAACCGTCCTTGCGTCGGTCTCGGTACTTAGCTTCATCTATGCCTGGAATGAGTTTTTATTTGGGCTTATACTCACAACAAAGGTAGCGACTCCCGTTACGGTTGGGGCGACGTTTTTTATTACTTCTTTTGGTATCCGCTGGGGGCAAACCGCTGCGGCCATTACCTTGAGCATACTGCCGCCAATGTTTATCGGTGTTTTAAGTTTCCGCTATCTGACAAAAGCCCTCCTGTCGGGAGCCATTAAGGGATGA
- a CDS encoding carbohydrate ABC transporter permease, translating to MTSSMTRYRKYLFIAPLALFLLITLGYPLVTNIIYSFSDVTFRTIRSPRLIGIQHYKEVLTSPAFWGSFWFSAKFAIVATFFEVLLGLGLAIALAPLLERYKILLTFIMLPLMIAPVLMGIMYRLLLNEFVGPISQIMQMFGIYVSLLNPPWIVGTLVTIEILQWTPFAFLIIFSGLQSISGDVIEAARIDGASEWGVFWYITIPALLPNISIAAFVRFVDSFRVFDHIYVLTGGGPGRMTTSLSIFIYKSFFQQEQIGTAVAAAMVLLIVFLIPLIFSMRQITRK from the coding sequence ATGACCAGTAGCATGACCCGGTACAGAAAATATCTTTTCATTGCGCCCCTGGCGCTGTTTTTGCTTATTACGCTTGGATATCCGCTTGTTACAAATATCATATACAGTTTCAGCGATGTCACCTTTCGGACCATACGATCGCCGAGGCTTATCGGCATTCAACATTATAAAGAGGTGCTGACTTCTCCTGCTTTTTGGGGCAGTTTCTGGTTCAGTGCCAAATTTGCAATTGTAGCGACATTCTTCGAAGTCCTTCTCGGGCTTGGGCTTGCCATAGCACTTGCTCCGTTGCTCGAGCGCTATAAGATTCTTCTGACCTTCATCATGCTGCCTTTGATGATCGCCCCTGTCCTGATGGGAATCATGTACCGGCTTCTTTTGAACGAATTCGTGGGGCCGATTTCACAAATCATGCAGATGTTCGGAATCTATGTTAGCTTGCTGAATCCTCCCTGGATCGTCGGAACGCTCGTGACGATCGAGATTCTTCAATGGACGCCTTTTGCCTTCCTGATTATTTTTTCGGGATTACAGTCCATCTCCGGGGATGTTATCGAGGCCGCCAGGATAGATGGTGCTTCCGAGTGGGGAGTCTTTTGGTATATCACAATCCCTGCTTTATTGCCGAATATCTCCATTGCGGCCTTTGTCAGGTTTGTCGATTCCTTCAGGGTCTTCGATCATATCTATGTGCTCACCGGAGGGGGACCAGGGCGGATGACTACCAGCCTGAGTATTTTTATCTATAAGTCGTTTTTTCAGCAGGAGCAGATAGGAACGGCCGTTGCTGCGGCCATGGTTCTTCTTATCGTATTTCTGATACCGCTGATTTTCTCCATGCGACAGATTACAAGGAAATAA
- a CDS encoding ABC transporter substrate-binding protein: MKKSMGLFVALLLVTGVLWAGGQSEAEAGREKVTFLFWPGPESEAMQKVLDAYNADQGIKDNVEVEMLLFSRQGFYDKLLADMAAGSTEFDLNLVTTYSLGRYAPYLEPLDSYVTSDPGKTFIPATLNSLALDGKQYGVPTDVSLHFTIYRKDLMHRLLTDASWKSSYTAIAQKYLGKKLSPKDPAQWDWDDYLATTLFFTKSINPESPTTFGTVLQLKNLIFNIMIWQSTMVSNGGNWMDEAGNITINSPEAKRGLEIYQMIIDNKATPPGSLNYEFAESNEAFKAGQVASMLQWNAAYSTLTNPDDSPSVYDKIGVAPLPAGSLGHRTHVHSLGIGMNAASIHKAAAGKFVDYLFSDKAMEIYGRAGGSPPASMVLSSLADIRPEFPTVAEYLERYAYVVNGGTADYAVPVYEVMAEEFSAVWSGDQSIDTALAHTEQRMKESIHK; the protein is encoded by the coding sequence ATGAAAAAGAGTATGGGGCTTTTTGTCGCTCTTTTATTGGTAACGGGAGTGCTCTGGGCCGGTGGTCAGTCGGAAGCGGAAGCAGGAAGAGAAAAGGTGACCTTCCTTTTCTGGCCGGGGCCGGAGAGCGAGGCAATGCAGAAGGTGCTCGATGCCTACAATGCAGATCAGGGAATAAAAGATAATGTGGAAGTAGAGATGCTCCTTTTTAGCAGGCAGGGATTTTATGATAAACTTCTTGCGGATATGGCTGCAGGTAGCACGGAGTTCGATCTGAATCTGGTGACCACCTATAGCCTTGGCCGCTATGCTCCCTATCTGGAACCGCTGGATTCCTATGTTACCAGCGATCCCGGCAAGACGTTTATTCCTGCAACCCTTAATTCTCTGGCACTGGATGGTAAGCAGTACGGTGTGCCGACCGATGTCAGTCTGCACTTCACTATCTATCGCAAGGATTTGATGCATAGGCTGCTTACGGACGCTTCCTGGAAGAGCAGCTATACTGCCATAGCACAGAAATATCTGGGAAAGAAACTTTCTCCGAAAGACCCGGCGCAGTGGGATTGGGACGATTATCTTGCCACCACTCTGTTTTTTACCAAGTCGATTAATCCCGAATCGCCAACGACCTTCGGTACTGTACTGCAGCTGAAGAACTTGATTTTCAATATCATGATCTGGCAGAGCACCATGGTTTCAAATGGCGGCAACTGGATGGATGAGGCGGGGAATATCACCATCAATAGTCCTGAAGCAAAACGCGGACTTGAGATTTACCAGATGATTATCGATAACAAAGCCACGCCTCCGGGGAGCCTCAATTATGAGTTTGCCGAATCGAATGAGGCATTCAAGGCGGGCCAGGTCGCTTCGATGTTGCAGTGGAACGCCGCCTATTCCACCCTTACAAATCCCGATGACTCCCCTTCGGTCTACGACAAAATCGGGGTTGCTCCGCTTCCTGCCGGAAGCCTCGGCCATCGGACCCATGTTCACAGCCTGGGAATCGGCATGAATGCGGCAAGCATCCATAAAGCGGCTGCTGGTAAATTCGTCGACTATCTCTTCAGCGACAAAGCGATGGAGATTTACGGCAGAGCAGGCGGCAGCCCTCCCGCTTCGATGGTGCTTTCGAGTCTTGCCGATATCAGACCCGAATTTCCGACCGTGGCAGAGTATCTGGAGCGATATGCCTATGTTGTGAACGGCGGGACAGCCGATTATGCCGTGCCCGTCTATGAGGTTATGGCAGAAGAGTTTTCCGCCGTTTGGTCCGGGGACCAGTCGATCGACACGGCCCTGGCGCATACCGAACAGCGAATGAAGGAATCGATACATAAATAA
- a CDS encoding AGE family epimerase/isomerase, which translates to MNTIHTKEAIRNYLETCTTQLYDNILPFWLQNAPDTKHGGFFHQFDRNGSLNSQEKGIWVQGRFTWLLSWLGNNAGSEKERSRYLGLAETGARFLLDHAIAPNGRCYYLLGRSGEPLRQRRYLFSEVFTALGLHAYGSVAGDKESVEQAKRLIEVIEHYLAHPELLESKYLPGVVSLRSHSMTMIMINLFQQMRSQSTNDEVKTGLTKRIEKQIDEFLRYFFHPSEEVVLEFSGPEGEIVDTPAGREINPGHSLETAWFLMEEYRYSKNHLYLDRAMKIIDWAFARGWDTRYGGFFSFLDLYDHDSPHIEATMKYWWPHTEALYASLLAYALSGKESYADYFLQVADYLFGSFPDPDYPEWFGYLSRDGVPTSGAKGNLWKGPFHIPRSLKLCLELRPLLDL; encoded by the coding sequence ATGAATACGATACATACAAAAGAAGCCATACGGAATTACCTGGAAACTTGCACGACGCAGCTCTATGATAATATTTTGCCTTTTTGGCTCCAAAACGCCCCTGATACGAAACACGGCGGATTTTTTCATCAATTTGATCGAAACGGAAGCCTGAATTCCCAAGAAAAAGGGATTTGGGTCCAGGGCCGCTTTACCTGGCTTCTGTCATGGTTAGGTAACAACGCCGGTTCGGAAAAAGAGCGTAGTCGTTATCTTGGCCTGGCGGAAACAGGGGCGCGATTTCTCCTCGACCACGCAATAGCCCCAAACGGACGCTGCTACTATCTGCTCGGTCGATCGGGAGAGCCGCTCAGGCAGCGGCGATACCTGTTCAGTGAGGTATTCACAGCGCTCGGCCTTCATGCATACGGAAGTGTCGCAGGGGATAAAGAGAGTGTGGAACAAGCCAAACGGCTCATCGAAGTGATTGAGCATTATCTCGCGCATCCCGAGCTTCTCGAAAGCAAGTACCTTCCGGGGGTCGTATCCCTGCGTTCGCACTCCATGACCATGATCATGATCAACCTCTTCCAGCAGATGCGCTCGCAAAGTACGAACGACGAAGTGAAAACAGGATTAACCAAACGGATCGAAAAGCAGATCGACGAATTCCTTCGTTACTTTTTCCATCCTTCGGAAGAGGTTGTACTCGAATTCAGCGGCCCCGAGGGCGAGATCGTGGACACACCTGCGGGGCGGGAAATCAATCCCGGTCACAGCCTTGAAACAGCCTGGTTCCTCATGGAAGAGTATCGCTACTCCAAAAACCATCTCTACCTCGATCGGGCCATGAAGATAATCGACTGGGCATTTGCACGGGGCTGGGATACACGCTACGGCGGTTTCTTTTCATTTCTCGACCTCTATGACCACGATTCTCCGCACATCGAAGCGACCATGAAATACTGGTGGCCCCATACCGAGGCCCTTTACGCATCGCTGCTTGCCTACGCGCTCTCAGGGAAAGAGAGCTACGCGGATTACTTCCTGCAAGTCGCCGACTATCTCTTCGGCAGCTTTCCCGACCCGGACTATCCCGAGTGGTTCGGATACCTAAGCCGAGACGGTGTCCCAACCTCGGGTGCGAAGGGTAACCTCTGGAAGGGGCCCTTCCATATCCCCCGGAGCCTGAAACTCTGCCTGGAGCTGCGCCCCCTCCTCGACCTATAG
- a CDS encoding M15 family metallopeptidase, whose product MKSSGFITTCRAVFLICIIFFFRVIAANAQTGTQGAPRSVFSELRILKRAYPNTLFSISYDTMVEDWKITIEANEKSTSLYWADGRYVKSDQYDEKERYRLLIYPYRIELMDPATLSPEQIAAIESFGSTERRSKAPVSNTAFFDAIYDSATRSSVESHIVTFTFLGKQINVHEKITGPLKRVETTILQLARNDSVVKEFTESIASMHGYAWREVRDTAGRSFHSMGLALDMLPSQREGKVIYWLWEKNSGNETWMLVPLDKRWMPPDSVLSAFEEEGFIWGGKWPVWDNMHFEYRPELIISARENQRKSE is encoded by the coding sequence ATGAAAAGCAGTGGATTTATAACAACATGCAGGGCCGTGTTCCTTATCTGCATCATCTTTTTCTTCCGGGTGATTGCGGCAAATGCACAAACAGGAACACAAGGGGCCCCGCGTTCCGTCTTCTCGGAACTCAGGATCCTCAAGAGGGCCTATCCCAATACACTATTTTCCATCTCCTACGACACCATGGTGGAGGACTGGAAAATCACCATAGAGGCCAATGAGAAGAGCACCTCACTCTATTGGGCGGACGGCCGCTATGTAAAATCCGATCAGTATGATGAGAAAGAACGCTACCGCCTTCTCATCTATCCGTACCGGATAGAGCTCATGGATCCCGCAACCCTTTCGCCAGAACAGATAGCCGCCATCGAATCCTTCGGCTCAACGGAACGGCGCAGCAAGGCGCCGGTCTCGAACACCGCCTTCTTCGATGCCATCTACGATAGCGCAACGCGCAGCTCGGTCGAAAGCCATATCGTAACGTTCACCTTTCTGGGAAAACAGATTAATGTGCACGAGAAGATCACCGGCCCGCTCAAGCGGGTCGAGACCACGATCTTGCAGCTTGCCCGAAACGACAGCGTGGTAAAGGAGTTCACGGAGAGCATTGCGAGCATGCACGGTTACGCGTGGCGAGAGGTCCGCGATACCGCAGGGCGCTCCTTTCACAGCATGGGGCTGGCACTGGACATGCTGCCTTCTCAGAGGGAGGGCAAAGTCATATACTGGCTTTGGGAAAAAAACAGCGGGAACGAGACATGGATGCTTGTGCCGCTGGATAAACGGTGGATGCCTCCCGATTCGGTTCTCTCGGCTTTCGAAGAAGAAGGCTTTATATGGGGAGGGAAATGGCCTGTTTGGGATAATATGCATTTTGAATATCGACCCGAACTCATCATCTCTGCCAGAGAAAACCAAAGGAAAAGCGAATGA
- a CDS encoding DUF1893 domain-containing protein, whose translation MTPSLVAKKNGTLFFTSNGRWLYPLFELEEACLHNNIAPSDLCVEDSIGGIAAAGMMLHLGVRDVHIRILSRLGLNYFRQHGITPGWDQLVDKISCKTEEMLSGTMTPEEIYIFLKKRAGLTGGIPVDIEELYVGYGRHKVLNGLSLHMDAGEALIIRGSNGSGKTTLLRSLLGLQPIATGSIRLNGESIQSPDWNKHRWMCGYVHQGQVTNDFPISAREVIEIGLSGKAAKKEEAAAKIEIAARRTGAFPLLDRPFHELSGGEKQRVNLARCLCQDARLILLDEPSSYLDKEGRAVLKELLEEMSRTVIPTILLVSHDADWTSALGWPERSLEGGQLC comes from the coding sequence ATGACCCCATCCCTGGTTGCGAAAAAAAACGGTACGCTCTTCTTTACCAGCAACGGTCGCTGGCTCTATCCCCTGTTCGAATTGGAAGAGGCATGCCTGCATAACAATATCGCCCCCTCGGATCTGTGTGTCGAGGATTCCATCGGAGGCATTGCCGCCGCAGGAATGATGCTGCATCTCGGCGTGAGAGATGTCCATATCCGCATCCTGAGTCGGCTGGGCCTCAATTATTTCAGGCAGCATGGAATCACCCCGGGCTGGGACCAGCTTGTCGACAAAATCAGCTGTAAAACCGAAGAGATGCTATCGGGCACGATGACTCCGGAGGAGATCTACATCTTTTTGAAAAAGCGGGCGGGCCTTACCGGGGGGATTCCCGTGGATATCGAAGAACTCTATGTCGGCTATGGACGCCATAAGGTACTGAATGGGCTATCGCTCCACATGGATGCAGGAGAGGCCCTCATCATCCGCGGCAGCAACGGATCGGGGAAGACCACCCTTTTACGAAGCCTTTTGGGGCTGCAGCCGATCGCTACCGGAAGCATTCGTCTTAACGGCGAATCAATCCAAAGCCCCGACTGGAACAAGCACCGCTGGATGTGCGGTTATGTGCACCAGGGACAGGTCACGAACGACTTCCCGATCTCGGCCAGGGAGGTTATCGAGATAGGCCTCTCAGGCAAGGCGGCAAAAAAAGAGGAGGCCGCAGCGAAGATCGAGATTGCGGCCCGAAGGACCGGCGCCTTTCCCCTCCTTGATCGCCCCTTCCACGAGCTCTCCGGCGGAGAAAAGCAACGGGTCAACCTGGCCCGCTGCCTCTGTCAGGATGCCAGGCTCATTCTCCTGGACGAACCATCATCCTACCTGGACAAGGAGGGGAGAGCGGTCCTGAAGGAGCTTCTCGAAGAGATGAGCAGAACCGTTATTCCCACCATTCTCCTCGTCTCCCACGATGCCGACTGGACCTCCGCCCTCGGCTGGCCGGAGAGGTCTCTGGAGGGGGGACAACTATGTTAG
- a CDS encoding metal ABC transporter permease translates to MLELLQLPPVWKGLLLLVAGGFLFPVTGVYIVRMNLLSIRFMMMHSLMLGGAIALAADLSPVGVTTAVNVLLVFLLVWLSRSGGMEMGRVNLFLMILSIGLASILMYAFHVPAKDTMNLLWGSPFTVGWDDFISVGLLGLVVIVYQARYVRQIRAVFFDPDIAFTSGVNESAHTYFIVGLTALAVAAAMKLMGAFLMDALILLPAIIASSQASSMKSVFLRASFLGAGLSLTGFFVALLLNWPVSGTIAVLASIVMGINLIKRRCYA, encoded by the coding sequence ATGTTAGAGCTGCTGCAACTTCCCCCTGTCTGGAAGGGGCTTTTGCTATTGGTGGCAGGCGGGTTCCTCTTTCCCGTCACAGGTGTCTACATCGTCCGTATGAACCTGCTTTCGATCCGTTTCATGATGATGCATTCACTCATGCTCGGAGGCGCCATCGCCCTGGCCGCAGACCTTTCACCCGTCGGCGTAACAACGGCGGTGAACGTCCTGCTGGTATTTCTGCTCGTATGGCTCTCCCGAAGCGGCGGCATGGAGATGGGCAGGGTCAACCTCTTTCTCATGATCCTGAGTATCGGCCTTGCCAGTATCCTTATGTACGCCTTCCACGTCCCGGCGAAGGATACGATGAATCTGCTCTGGGGCAGCCCCTTTACCGTCGGCTGGGATGATTTTATCTCGGTCGGGCTTCTGGGCCTGGTCGTGATCGTTTATCAGGCCCGCTATGTCCGCCAGATCCGGGCGGTCTTCTTCGACCCGGACATTGCCTTTACCTCCGGGGTCAATGAAAGTGCACACACCTATTTCATTGTCGGACTAACGGCCCTTGCGGTTGCGGCCGCCATGAAGCTCATGGGTGCCTTTCTCATGGATGCACTTATTCTGCTTCCGGCCATCATTGCATCCTCCCAGGCTTCCAGCATGAAATCGGTCTTTCTCCGGGCCTCCTTTCTGGGAGCTGGCCTCAGCCTTACCGGCTTCTTCGTCGCATTGCTTCTGAACTGGCCGGTGAGTGGAACCATTGCCGTTTTAG